ATGAAGTAGACCACCAGGTTAGGGCAAAGAGGTTTTAATGCAAAAAGCTCTGCAAAAACTTGTtcgcttttaaaaaaatattttaagtattGGTTGGAATTGAAGTTTTGGTTGAAAGGTTGAAGGACTTGGAGTTTTGGCGGAAGTGCGATTGGGAGGGGGAAATGCATTGGGACTGGCATCCGGATTTAGATTAGGAAGGCAAGTGGTAGTGGGAGTGAGGTGGGAATGGAGTTAAAATGGGAGTAGGAGTGGAGGTGGTAGTGGTAGTAAGAGTTCGATTGGGAGTTGAAGTGTGAGGTAGAGGGAATCTCGGAAGGACAGAAGTAGTAAGGATATTAAGTGTGGTGAAGTTTGCAGCAGTGACCATTTTTATATGTAGCCAAGCAAATTTAGGCCGGGATTGCTTCGCCTTCGTTTTCGGATTGTCATGGTCAGAAAGTGGTTAATATATTTCGTTTTCCTCTTCTCCAAGGTTAGGGTAGGTTGAGCAATAGCTACCTAGATATGCTCAGTGGGACTGCAAGACTATCGCTTGTAACACACTAAATAATGGTGATGTCATGTATACATATCTAGAGAAACGCTGCGTTACCAATAAGACGAATTATTGTGGATTAATTTTCCGGATTCCAACTGAGCCAAAATACTTTGTCGAAAATCCAACATAAATTTACTCGATGATAACATCTTctcatgttgttgttattgttttgaaCGCAACAAGAATCTTCGATTGTTTAGGGAGTGTTACGGATATGGACAGTCATTTTCCGGATAAGAAACCGGTACAATTTGAAAGGGTAGCAAAAGATAAAAGGGTTTTTCCAATATATCGGGATGCCCGGAATGTACTATTTTTGTATAGAGACTCATGATTACCCTAAACACCAAGCATAGATGAGCGTAAGCTAAGCCAATGACTTTGCAAAACCGTCTACCATCCACTCTTCGGCTATTTATCTCGTTACGATGCAAAAGGTAATGTTAGTCAGGCATTTCACGTGATGACTTTAAGCTAATGTAGTTTAAGTGGCCAGTCGACCtccgacgcttcccaaggcagccggttctatgtaccggagcgactcgcgatttttcccgaccaagggctgtcatttcagtataaccccatttaatttggtgCGTCCCCAGAAGACCTCCGAATTGTATGCTGCCAATGCACGTCCAGTGCACCGTACCAGGCCACGAAATTATCGAAAAAGCAAACCTGGAATGGATAGTTCTATGCTCTGAAACTCAGCTTATAaacttaatactgttttcacacagaatcttaatgatctcatttcacctgctaatgaaatcgtaaatttattgctttcacacagaagtaactgctcgattagtatgaaggatgagacagacaatcatggcggaacgatacaaggtgggagcatggtgacatacctacaaacaaaaaaataccatgtacttgtaaattcgatggacaaatgtcaaaatcgtactgcgccggtagttgatgtatcaaatcaaataaaaaaggttataatcagctgttcgatgcggccaccttatatcgttccgccatgtagacaatgacatttgctttgacaaatgacatttttaagcactgaacacaccaaaaactaagaagcggaaacggaagcggaacgcggccaacagagttgcattgtgcttttgacttcattaggcattcgattagctactaatgaaataattattgatgcgaattttgtagggaagattgagctcaataagcgtcttaatgtagaaaactgcctttattattcaataagccgtctgtgtgaaaatagtataaaacAGTTggagaaaattgaaaaatagttcACGTACTTCCAGACCATTGTCCATTGTACCACTGTTGAGCTCATGACTTTATTTGTCTCGTCAATTAGCAAGCAACTACTTAATTCGTAAATGGTAGTACCACTTGATACTACACCGTATATCACAGCTTAGTCACTTCTTTTTCGTTGCCTTTCAAAATATTGCAACTAAACTGTAACGAATCAACTGGAAATAACGCGCACATAACCGATAGCTGACCGAAATATCGGATGTCAGAACTTGTGATAGCTGCGACGCTCACAGGAAAGATCTTCAGAGGAAAAATGGACGCCGTCTCGCATTCACCGCCCATTATATCGTGCAGCGTAATATCTTTGGCTGCGATATCGCCACAGAGACGGTCCCTTTCCTGTCACCTATTTTTTGAGAACCTGTCCTCCGGATATGAGCACGTACTCAGCGACTTCAGAAACGCCTCTCTATTTCTAGGAAACTGTCACTAATAGACTGTGTCGACGGGGAGCCAATGCGTAATCTGACATCTAGCCACCTTTCGACTGGAACTTACTTACTAAAAGGGAGCTATGGGTTTGGACAGATTGTGTCCCGTTCTTCTTCAGGCTTCCTTAAAGGCATTGAGATCTAGCTTGTTGTGTTGAGTTTCGATGGCGCCCATGTCTCCAATTCTAAAAGCCGCAATATTGAGAGCAATGAACTGCTGAAGAAGTGGCCTGAAAAGGTTACAAAATTGATATAAAGGAGGCGGAGAAATCCGTACGACTACAATAGTTTATATCCGGAGAAAAGTCTACACAAAACAAACTTGTTGTCAATCAACGGTCTCAAGAATTTTGTGACCACGCTTGCACGAAAAGAACGAGCTTTCTtatcaatttaaacaaatttgttgtGCTCCCCCCAGTAGAAGAAGTTGCCATTATTtcaccgatgactgcacgataatggaaCCTGGTCTTGGCGCTTCTTTTCATTAGTTATGCTTATTTCATCCCACGGCCTCCAATATCCATGTCTCCTTGAGCCAATCACATCTATTGGATAGGGCAAATCACTGCtaaagaaaaaaaagttgatCTTTTGCCCCTACATAAGTTTACTCGTATATGGCAAAGCAGAGAGTTTGTTGAAGACTTATTGGGATGTATCTGGTTGGACGAATTTGCCCATACCCGGCACTCACCAGTGGCATTCATAAATGATAAGAGTATCTCGGAGTAGAATTGTGGAGAGATTTTGTGCATCCCCTTTCAACCTTACCAAACCTAAAACCAGCAGGCGGTGGTAGATGAAAGGCGAGGACTTCGCTGCGTTGGGGAAGCCAAGTGAGAAAGGTTCTGGGCTCTTTTGATGATAAAAGATTTTCCAAGTTAATATTCCTAACCTTTTCTTttccatatttttattaaaatgataGCTTTTCGAatcatatacaaaattttgttcttgtgaataTTGTTGTAATctgtgaatgtgtgtgtgtgtgtgtgtgtgtgtaattcCAACAAGCTTTCACTTCAGTTCAAACTAACTTCAGATTCCTCCAAATCAATGATACTCTTCATCAAATCAGAGCTACTGACTGGTCCTTGGATCAACGAAGATTTTTGTAGTTGTATTGCTGGTATCGCGCTGTGTTTCAAActacgtggttgttgttgttgcacacCAGTTATAGTAGCTGCAGTCGTGGGCTGCATTGGTACAACCGACGTCTGTGGTGCCAATATATTCAATAACAATTCACTCATTTTTGCACGAAATTGCAAATTTTGCAATTCGCTCATTCGtttcatttttggtaaaaaacttACAAGAAAATTATAATCAGAATCGCCAACATGACCGATACTATTATCGCGTCTCATATCCATGCGCGTCGATTGCATTAAACTTTGCTCTTCACGTTCTAGAGTTTCCAAAAAGTGCATTTGATCATCAGCGCGTTTAGAGCATTTGCAATTGATGCCACCAGAGGCGGTGGTAGTGGTGGTACCAATGTTGCTGCTGGGTGCTGCTATATCAGCCATTGCCGCATCTTCGACGGCATTAGCTTCGGATATTGAATTTGAGAGACGACGTACTGCTTGTGGTGTTGCTGCGTTAACAAATTCTTCCAACAAACGATCATCTTCGAAATCATCTTCGTCACTCATCATGTGATATGGTTCCAATTTGATGTCGCATATGCTATGAAAACCGGGTGGCTCATCGGTATCGTGCGATTCATTCGAGGCGTCACCACCTTCACCTTCAGCGTCAATTTTGTATATATTATGGCTGGGACGACGACTGTCATTTATGAAGCTCATCGCGTCAAAATATGCCCATTTGCTTCGTATTTCCGTTGAGCTGTCATAAGTGCCGCTAGCCTTTTGAAGTTCTTTGCGTCGCTCCAAACGTCTCACTTCAGCACGATAGGCATCACGTAAATTCTTCCATTTGCGTTTGCATTGCTCGACTAGAGAGAATAGAAGGAAAAGAACAAGAAGAAATTATTGGAATAATGGAAATTTTTGGTAACCAAAGCTCTTGCTACAGTCAAGTCACAGAAAACCCATATCTTCTCCCAAGCAAAAATAGGGCACCACGAACTGTCTTAGCGTCGGTGAAAATAAGTTAAAATGGACTCTCCCAAGTAGGTAACCTATCCCCTAAGTTTTACATTTCAAAGCTTCCTTCCTCACTAGAAGGGGTCACGAATGTTGACTATGCGATCGACTACACAATAATGAAATTGAAAAGGAAACAATGCCCGCGGGCTTTACTTCCTAATCGTAACAGGCGTTATTTCCAAAttggataaaaaaatttgagaaataaatataaccgctgatgataaaccgtcatgcgTTTTCAAATAGTCGGCTATATGGTTTCTGAACTTTTCTCCTTTAATCttctatctaatatataaaattcttctgtcacggttttagaggcttaactcctccgaaacggctgaaccgattctcatgaaattttgtgagcacaTTGGGTAGGTCTGCGAATCGGggaacgtctacctttttttcgctacgtgcctaggaatgtgtttatacaatatggatatcaaatgaaagctgttgatgggtgctatagtacaggataattttcatacaactgggaagctagggtctcgagatatagcccaaaaagtcgacccgggtacccctagaatgtgtttatacaatatggatatcaaatgaaagctgttgatgagtgctatagtacaggataattttcataccactgggaggctagggtctcgagatatagcccaaaacgtggacccggatacacctagaatgtctttttacattacgggtatcaaattgaagttttaCACCgttgggtgactacggtctcgagatataggccaaaacatagaCCCGCATACACCTAGaattgtgtgtgtattatggatataaaatgaaagctgttgctgagagatctaaagttcattgtgatattcgatttagtcgcatcaacctggcaaaactgataaatatgcatgcgaagccgaaataaagacaagaattaataatacccacatacctatatacatacgtcctattcgatttgccagaaattttgtatataaatttgcgtATATTAgtttttacgatgcttttttccaggaagtataccatagacggactgggactgagactgagactctgAGTGGGATTGggattgagactcggaatgggactggaacaaaatacataccaccctctgggactggcaataagagatgaagaagaaggagaaaaacttgagagaagagaaaagagagaaggagactgagaaagagatagaatgagacgaggatggaaatgaagcgaaaaacacggagggaggagtgaataaaaagattaggaaaaagtgtagaggagtagggcagagttagacggaaaaggcttattaaaatgtatgcagataggcaaatttagggcagaacaacgtctgccgggtctgctagtagttacataatattttaataaaacataACCTGTAAAATATTCATTTTACACAAACAACAAGCCTGGTCTTGAAGATGacaaatttatataataattactttactttattttatcttagcttattttgctttattctactttgatttattttttattttcctttatttaattttagtttcacCACATcatttgttttttcattttattttatatttatttattatactattttattttgttttttaattattttcttttttattttaatttaacttcttttactttattaaaacttattttgctttattttattaaattttattctattttgttttattttttattttattttgtttaatttgtaatttcGTTTTATCtcattttacttttcattattttggtttacttatcatattttattttatttattaatttttacttattttgtttcATATTACTTTATTTCacacaattttattttgttttattttctttaaatttattttatttttgttttattttaatttacttcattctatttcttcaattttattttttttattctactTTGTTTGTttagttaaaatttattttattttatttcgttttgtttaatttaatttaattttatttcaatttattttactttattctattttattttattttgtctgatttaattttatacatttttttattttactttattttattttaatttgggggaatccatagtatttttgcgcagaacacctttctgcattggcggccttcggccttGCCTATAAAGAATTACCCTGGCTGGgaccaacaccggtttggagatcaaaactatatccgcacaaaacacttatattCACAATTTTTTGTGTGAGTAAAACAACATAacaacaaccacgtgaaaatCGCCAtattcaactgaaaatatctccggacagagataaaatttttcttttccgccttcggattattgttgtcgaggtcagtacgcgtcttttgacatctctctcgatatttttggtagcatatTACCTTATTTAGTTTAatgtttttcattttacttcattttattttatttcatttgttaaCTAATTTGCCCTCTaaacaatattttcactatagTAAAGAAAATCATTTTGTTTTTGGTCCCCTTAGTGTATACATATTAGGATGGTCCTTAAAAAATCAAAACAAGAGTTTTTAAAGCCATACCCCACGTAATACCACACTCAAGAATATAACATATAAACTGTGACGCAGATTATAGCGCTACGCTAAGGGCTAAAAGTTTTGATTTTGCTATAGAGAGGCAgcgatacaatttttttttttttagctgataGGTACTCAAAATCGACAAACGCGTATAGATATGACACTTGTTCATTTGTGCTGAGTTTAGATGCTATTAAGGTGTGTCTTCAGTCCGAGCTTTGACCACTGGGCGACACGCCTTAACCGACTTCAATCCATAATTTGTATGTTTTACGTCCACATAAGAAATTCCGATTTAGAgcactatataaataaaaaaatcaagctCATATAGAGATCCACGCCAAACAAcattttacatttaatttttaaGAACCATCctaatatacacacatatatgtgtTTCTTTAATACGAAAATAGAAGGCAAAAAACTCAAGCCAAACagctgaaaaaatttaattttatgttgaGATTCTCAGTTTTGCAAATTTTGTATTTCAATTTGGCCTCTTttgtttttcacttcatttgagAATAATCACAAATGCTAAATAGGTTTAGGTATATACatagctaccctgcaaaaaatcgcaTAAGGTATTATGAGAAAAAACGAATATTATCACTGATATCAAAGTAATCAAAAAAACGCTCAAACATATACCAAGTAAAATAGAGAGATATCAACCTACATATAACAATGAAAGGGGGAACGAGACAAACCAATAAAATTTAGAGTTTTGTGTTATCCTGGAATGTCCGCAGTTGGACTCACTAAATCTTTTTACTTAACTTACTTTATTTACTGCAGAGAAGTAAGCCTTGTAGCACCTTAATATTAGCCTTATAGGAAGTTAATTCTACTGTTGATATCTTACTATTAAAACATAcactcttaaattttttattaaattgcaatGATTTTTGACATAGGACTTTCCTCTTCCAAACaattgaaattttctaaaaacaggGACCTTTATAAACATGGAATTTTTCTTGattattaaacaatttttgtactATACCGAGTAAAAAATTTCTACGGCAAAAAATTGCTCCCATTTTCTATATTCTAAAGAAGTTATTTTTAGTGTACACATGTAAACCTTACTTTATAAGGACTATTTGGAGTTTATATGAAAGCTGGTCACTCAGAGTGAAAGTGTCTTTTGACAAAATCTAACCTTAGATGATCATCAGACTTTTACATTAAGAAATCAGTAGCATGTGCATTAGACCATcccttattttaaaattatttttgattttaaaccgctcaaaatataaaatttgatatgCACAGACAACCGACCAAGTTACCAAGTGTTACAAACAGGATGGCCAAATACTAACTTTTTTCTTTAGGGTATATTGAAAATATTGTTTGGGACATTTTAAGGAGCCTGTTAAAGT
The Eurosta solidaginis isolate ZX-2024a chromosome 5, ASM4086904v1, whole genome shotgun sequence DNA segment above includes these coding regions:
- the hng3 gene encoding uncharacterized protein hng3 isoform X2, with amino-acid sequence MPENMDVHRFIEVVKAHPVIWDIRYGEYKDRTTTPQQWAEISGTMGVDVEQCKRKWKNLRDAYRAEVRRLERRKELQKASGTYDSSTEIRSKWAYFDAMSFINDSRRPSHNIYKIDAEGEGGDASNESHDTDEPPGFHSICDIKLEPYHMMSDEDDFEDDRLLEEFVNAATPQAVRRLSNSISEANAVEDAAMADIAAPSSNIGTTTTTASGGINCKCSKRADDQMHFLETLEREEQSLMQSTRMDMRRDNSIGHVGDSDYNFLVSFLPKMKRMSELQNLQFRAKMSELLLNILAPQTSVVPMQPTTAATITGVQQQQPRSLKHSAIPAIQLQKSSLIQGPVSSSDLMKSIIDLEESEVSLN
- the hng3 gene encoding uncharacterized protein hng3 isoform X1, which gives rise to MEFKQRPKTATERTREYRARKRAESLQAEACSYTQEAAQSPPQLAEYGESVGNLGNRDRPLLYVHGVNKKKPKTKNAKITTTEAISTKNVTINTTTKAVSNATRRTTRTVINAAPLATTMALDTAKIVTPALNTPKRNAKVEQCKRKWKNLRDAYRAEVRRLERRKELQKASGTYDSSTEIRSKWAYFDAMSFINDSRRPSHNIYKIDAEGEGGDASNESHDTDEPPGFHSICDIKLEPYHMMSDEDDFEDDRLLEEFVNAATPQAVRRLSNSISEANAVEDAAMADIAAPSSNIGTTTTTASGGINCKCSKRADDQMHFLETLEREEQSLMQSTRMDMRRDNSIGHVGDSDYNFLVSFLPKMKRMSELQNLQFRAKMSELLLNILAPQTSVVPMQPTTAATITGVQQQQPRSLKHSAIPAIQLQKSSLIQGPVSSSDLMKSIIDLEESEVSLN